One stretch of Sporocytophaga myxococcoides DSM 11118 DNA includes these proteins:
- a CDS encoding lysine N(6)-hydroxylase/L-ornithine N(5)-oxygenase family protein, whose product MNNHFDFIGIGIGPFNLGLAALTHGKPGLRGIFFDSNTEFDWHPGMMLDNATLQVPFLADLVSMADPCNPFSFLNYQKMNNRIYKFYIKEDFFILRKEYNMYCKWACRQLPECVFGHTVEAVTFDQKENLYTVIVKKNNTDKESIYHTPKLVIGTGTSPFIPAFVKNKKLENTFHTSEYLFKKNEILKQKSITIIGSGQSAAEIFHDLLNNISFKEQELNWYTRPDRLFPLEYSKLTLELTSPEYVDHFYSLPPDKRTDVLNKQSMLYKGINYDLINEIYDTLYHLTLEGPIPVSIKPSHELKAITTSVMNKKTLFFKHVQTDQDTELETDAIILATGYKYRIPDCIRPVHDRIKWDNSGRFDINRNYSIDHKGIEIFVQNAELHTHGFVTPDLGMGAYRNARIINAIAGKEIYAVEKQIAFQSFSASAMAVMNESVI is encoded by the coding sequence ATGAATAACCATTTTGATTTTATAGGAATAGGTATAGGTCCGTTTAATTTGGGCCTTGCCGCTTTAACTCATGGTAAACCAGGTTTACGTGGAATATTCTTTGATAGTAATACCGAATTTGACTGGCATCCTGGAATGATGCTTGACAATGCTACACTTCAGGTTCCTTTTCTTGCTGATCTTGTCTCAATGGCAGATCCATGCAACCCATTCAGCTTTTTGAACTATCAGAAAATGAACAACAGGATTTATAAATTTTATATCAAAGAAGACTTTTTTATCCTGAGAAAAGAATACAATATGTATTGCAAATGGGCATGCAGGCAGCTTCCTGAATGCGTCTTTGGACATACTGTAGAGGCTGTCACATTTGATCAAAAAGAAAATTTATATACTGTGATAGTTAAGAAAAACAACACAGATAAAGAAAGTATCTACCATACACCAAAGTTAGTAATCGGAACGGGTACTTCTCCGTTTATTCCTGCTTTTGTTAAAAATAAAAAACTGGAAAATACTTTTCATACTTCAGAATACTTGTTCAAAAAAAATGAAATTCTAAAACAGAAATCTATCACTATCATAGGATCAGGGCAAAGTGCAGCAGAGATATTTCATGATCTGCTTAATAATATTTCATTTAAAGAACAGGAACTAAACTGGTACACAAGGCCCGACAGGCTCTTTCCTCTGGAATATTCCAAACTTACACTTGAGCTTACCTCTCCTGAATATGTAGACCATTTTTATTCATTGCCTCCTGATAAAAGAACAGATGTATTGAATAAACAGAGCATGCTTTATAAAGGAATCAACTACGATCTGATCAATGAAATATACGACACCCTTTATCATCTGACTCTGGAAGGACCTATTCCTGTAAGTATTAAACCAAGCCATGAATTAAAAGCTATCACTACATCTGTAATGAATAAGAAAACACTTTTCTTCAAGCATGTTCAGACTGATCAGGATACAGAATTGGAAACTGATGCTATAATTCTTGCTACTGGTTATAAGTACAGAATTCCAGACTGCATCAGACCGGTTCATGACAGAATTAAGTGGGATAATTCAGGCAGGTTTGATATAAATAGGAATTATTCAATAGACCATAAAGGTATTGAAATATTTGTCCAGAATGCTGAACTGCATACACATGGATTCGTAACTCCAGATTTGGGCATGGGCGCATATCGGAATGCCAGGATTATAAATGCTATTGCAGGTAAAGAAATATATGCTGTAGAGAAACAAATCGCATTCCAGTCATTCTCGGCCTCTGCTATGGCAGTAATGAATGAGTCTGTTATATAA
- a CDS encoding MFS transporter, with protein sequence MTDNKVNNRILLIAFLAALAESLPAPFYPRIFKDTFGIIDPAYTGAYLCILRLTFILSYPLWAWVSKKTDIFRLLCLTQLTAGMTSIYCGLTKDLTEFYACSILMVLFKSSYLLMYPYLISKSENKTSTVAKLGILVQLSMIVSAIASAFIIDKISIQYLFIIIGLFDFIQMAISLRLIGIKKSFQLQSHSESMAFDQIKLLWICMITFLFYLSSTLIRPFYTEFIIDRYAPVANYAWSAVLFIIPSLSALFLLPLAGRSTIIKNTTFICGVILIISIVLLLQAYVNSLISEIIFRSLYGISIFLIFVHLDISFFETTSGKDSAKAYSLMHITQNIAYMTAPLLAGFLVGRDGYTAPFEMASICAMLSLPVVLMLHFKYSKKHLTILDPKIS encoded by the coding sequence ATGACAGATAACAAAGTCAATAACCGTATTTTACTTATTGCGTTTCTCGCTGCATTAGCAGAGTCTCTTCCGGCTCCTTTCTATCCGAGGATATTCAAAGACACATTTGGCATTATAGATCCTGCATATACAGGAGCATATTTATGTATACTCAGACTTACATTTATATTATCTTACCCTTTGTGGGCTTGGGTATCAAAAAAGACAGATATCTTCAGACTACTTTGCCTAACTCAATTGACAGCAGGTATGACCAGCATTTATTGCGGCTTAACGAAAGACCTCACTGAATTTTATGCATGTTCTATATTGATGGTTCTTTTCAAAAGCAGTTACCTGCTAATGTATCCGTATTTGATAAGCAAGAGTGAAAATAAAACATCAACAGTTGCAAAGCTAGGTATATTGGTACAGCTATCAATGATTGTTTCAGCAATAGCAAGTGCTTTCATCATAGATAAAATTTCAATTCAGTATCTTTTTATCATCATAGGACTATTTGATTTTATCCAGATGGCAATTAGCCTAAGGTTAATTGGAATAAAAAAAAGTTTTCAGCTACAATCCCATTCTGAATCTATGGCATTTGACCAAATAAAGCTTTTATGGATTTGTATGATCACATTTTTGTTTTATCTGTCATCAACATTGATAAGACCATTTTATACTGAATTTATCATAGACAGGTATGCACCAGTGGCTAATTATGCATGGTCAGCAGTATTATTCATAATTCCAAGCTTATCTGCATTATTTCTACTGCCGCTTGCGGGCAGAAGTACAATAATTAAAAACACTACATTCATTTGTGGTGTAATTCTCATCATATCTATTGTTTTGCTTTTACAAGCATATGTCAATTCTTTGATCTCAGAGATAATATTTAGAAGTCTATATGGAATATCTATTTTCCTGATTTTCGTTCATCTTGACATATCTTTTTTCGAAACAACTTCAGGTAAGGATTCTGCTAAAGCTTATAGCCTTATGCATATTACACAAAATATTGCCTACATGACAGCACCTTTATTAGCAGGATTTTTAGTTGGCAGAGATGGCTATACAGCTCCATTTGAGATGGCATCAATATGTGCAATGCTATCCCTACCTGTCGTTTTAATGCTACATTTCAAATATTCAAAAAAACACTTAACCATATTAGATCCGAAAATATCATGA
- a CDS encoding IucA/IucC family protein, with amino-acid sequence MIEEQINHLVAQLPGTDILNINIWNKVNRAYLCKAITELMHEKLLTPVILSSDKKIIHFRLYTDKLSTYYEFTGEHRKMDYWHIHKDSLSKFHNENEITDISATLFFIELQETFGIKPFTLTHFIEETNHTLYADAFMQAKGKIQSDKLVDSGYQLIEHQMDGHPWATVNKGRIGFNLDDYRSFVPEADQIVKLNWIAVHKSKAEYSNIEGLSFETLAYSELGDEQYSKFKEVLLLQNLNPENYWMMPVHDWQWKNKIVFQFAGDIASSFIVPLGPGEDDYTPQQSIRTFFNISNPERFYVKTAISILNTSIYRGLSHKKLTVAPLVTKWVKDKLSSDHELQSIGFTLLGEVATVGYKHSEYELVEGAPYQYKELLGVIWRESATPYLNEDENMMTMASLMYIDSTGKSFIASLIEKSGLQAEEWVEKYLHNYFNPILHIFYQHKFFFSPHGENTILVMKNYVPERIIIKDFVEEIVLTEEGKQNVPDNIRPILRDIEDQYATLFILSGVFDGVFRYISNILHTYVGYSEDKFWNQVKDVVIQYQQRHPDLSASYEKFDLFVPEFIRVCINRVRLLTYGYAENTDIPVPEVCGTIENPIKN; translated from the coding sequence ATGATAGAAGAACAAATAAATCATCTGGTGGCACAGCTGCCAGGAACAGACATATTGAATATTAACATCTGGAATAAAGTAAACAGGGCATACCTTTGCAAAGCAATAACAGAGCTTATGCATGAAAAACTTTTAACTCCTGTAATCCTTTCTTCTGATAAAAAAATCATACATTTTAGGCTGTATACGGACAAATTGAGCACCTACTATGAATTTACTGGTGAACATCGCAAAATGGACTACTGGCATATCCATAAAGATTCTTTGAGTAAATTCCATAATGAAAACGAAATTACGGACATAAGTGCAACTCTGTTTTTTATAGAGCTGCAGGAAACTTTCGGAATTAAACCTTTTACCTTAACACACTTCATTGAGGAAACCAACCATACCCTTTATGCAGATGCTTTTATGCAAGCTAAAGGAAAAATACAATCCGACAAGCTTGTAGATTCAGGATACCAACTTATAGAGCATCAGATGGACGGGCATCCATGGGCAACAGTAAATAAAGGACGTATAGGGTTTAATCTTGATGATTACCGTTCCTTTGTCCCAGAAGCAGACCAGATAGTAAAATTAAACTGGATAGCTGTTCACAAATCAAAAGCTGAATACAGTAACATCGAAGGGCTCTCATTTGAAACCCTTGCCTATTCGGAATTAGGAGATGAACAATATTCTAAATTTAAAGAAGTACTTTTATTACAAAACCTCAACCCTGAAAACTATTGGATGATGCCGGTACATGATTGGCAATGGAAAAATAAAATAGTATTTCAGTTTGCCGGAGATATTGCTTCCAGCTTCATTGTACCACTTGGGCCAGGAGAAGATGACTATACACCCCAACAATCTATCAGGACTTTCTTTAACATATCCAATCCTGAAAGATTTTATGTAAAAACAGCCATCTCAATTTTAAATACTTCTATATACAGAGGATTATCCCATAAAAAATTAACAGTAGCACCTTTAGTGACAAAATGGGTAAAGGATAAACTGAGCTCAGACCATGAACTTCAGTCCATTGGCTTTACCCTTTTAGGAGAAGTTGCAACTGTTGGCTATAAGCATTCGGAATACGAACTGGTTGAAGGAGCTCCTTATCAATATAAAGAACTTCTAGGAGTTATATGGAGAGAAAGCGCTACGCCTTATCTTAATGAAGATGAAAATATGATGACCATGGCTTCATTAATGTATATAGATTCTACCGGCAAATCATTTATTGCATCGCTGATAGAAAAGTCAGGTCTCCAGGCAGAAGAATGGGTGGAAAAATATCTTCATAACTATTTCAACCCAATACTTCACATCTTCTATCAACATAAATTCTTCTTTAGTCCTCATGGTGAAAATACAATACTTGTAATGAAGAACTACGTTCCTGAGAGGATTATTATCAAAGACTTTGTTGAAGAGATTGTACTTACAGAAGAAGGTAAACAAAATGTTCCTGATAATATCAGACCTATACTGCGAGACATAGAAGATCAATATGCAACTTTGTTTATTTTATCAGGGGTATTTGATGGTGTATTCAGGTATATATCCAACATACTTCATACTTATGTCGGATACTCTGAAGACAAGTTCTGGAATCAGGTAAAAGATGTGGTTATTCAATATCAGCAAAGACATCCTGATTTGAGCGCATCTTATGAAAAATTTGATTTGTTTGTTCCTGAGTTTATCCGAGTTTGTATTAACAGAGTAAGACTTCTTACCTATGGATATGCTGAAAACACTGATATACCAGTACCAGAGGTTTGCGGGACTATTGAGAATCCTATTAAGAATTAA
- a CDS encoding cellulase family glycosylhydrolase produces MMNKPILFFLLIVLLTPLSAFSQSATPWLHVEGNLIKDPAGNTVILRGVDFQDIKEQATDRTVGLNGLIDVVTNLDDTLSESPGWYTRVLRFTVEPPISNLEQYYQQTLKPAVDYATSKGLYVIIDWHYIADVNGNIESTNAFWTYMAPRFNNYSNVLYEVYNEPINNNLTWGQFKPYMQAWVDLIRKYAPHNLILAGSPVWDQRMGDAATNPLTGGNIVYVAHIYPGHWTATGSGSVKAQVEKVVKVHPVFLSEWGFSQTVSATSTLLKGSIASYGDPIVNWAEGLGLSWSAWVADNDWEPAMFTRDWKLKVGPGEMGGFAKDKLYEFKDDHQPTDVPCFAPYLGLPQTLCGKNSVTIGLQSTAEEVSFKWFKDGEELTAQTGTTLEATETGKYRVEATLGTCVMADEVDVVKTMFPISLGKGAVLKKDPIVIKVDNAEEKFTYQWYHNNKLIEGADSSSLAVFDTCGAFYSVLVSSEDCGSVSDTFKILCARGYFKGKPFDIPGIIQAEDYDFQNIANTTYSDSDPSNQGGAYRNDEVDIEVTKDVNGAYNVGWTAAGEWLEYSISVKENGEYPVYLRVAGNPTPAVGANVHIKLNGKKASSTLTLPITGDWQKWETVSLGIVTFSTTDTLLRFFIESPGFNLNYIEVGPKVETSIFGRSNASSLKVYPNPVNDLVFFSDEIPYDWTITTLMGNVLLSGNGINADVSSLNRGTYLLNVNGNVVKIMKY; encoded by the coding sequence ATGATGAATAAACCCATATTGTTTTTTTTATTGATTGTATTGCTGACACCGCTGTCGGCATTTTCTCAGTCTGCTACTCCCTGGCTTCACGTTGAGGGAAATCTGATTAAAGATCCAGCAGGAAACACTGTTATTCTCAGAGGTGTGGACTTTCAGGATATTAAAGAACAAGCCACTGATAGAACTGTTGGTTTGAATGGATTAATTGATGTAGTCACAAATCTTGATGATACATTATCTGAATCACCGGGGTGGTATACCAGGGTACTAAGATTTACAGTAGAACCACCTATATCAAACCTTGAACAATATTATCAGCAGACTTTAAAACCTGCTGTAGACTATGCTACTTCCAAAGGACTTTATGTAATTATAGACTGGCATTATATCGCAGATGTAAATGGTAATATAGAGTCTACCAATGCTTTCTGGACTTACATGGCTCCTAGGTTCAATAATTACTCCAATGTATTATATGAGGTATATAATGAGCCTATTAATAATAATCTTACTTGGGGACAATTCAAACCTTACATGCAGGCTTGGGTAGATCTCATAAGGAAGTATGCTCCGCATAATCTTATTCTTGCAGGTAGTCCTGTTTGGGATCAGCGAATGGGTGATGCAGCTACCAATCCATTAACCGGAGGCAACATTGTTTATGTAGCTCATATTTATCCTGGTCATTGGACAGCAACAGGCTCCGGATCTGTGAAAGCACAGGTAGAAAAGGTTGTAAAAGTTCATCCTGTATTTTTATCAGAGTGGGGCTTTAGCCAGACTGTTTCTGCTACAAGTACTTTATTAAAAGGTAGTATTGCAAGTTACGGAGATCCAATAGTTAACTGGGCTGAAGGCCTTGGATTAAGCTGGTCAGCTTGGGTAGCTGATAATGACTGGGAACCAGCCATGTTTACAAGAGACTGGAAGTTAAAAGTTGGTCCTGGTGAAATGGGGGGCTTTGCTAAAGATAAACTGTATGAATTTAAAGATGATCACCAGCCTACTGATGTACCATGTTTTGCTCCGTATTTAGGCCTTCCACAGACTTTGTGCGGTAAGAACTCTGTTACGATCGGACTTCAATCAACTGCTGAAGAAGTATCTTTCAAGTGGTTTAAAGATGGAGAAGAATTAACTGCTCAGACTGGCACAACATTAGAGGCGACTGAAACAGGCAAGTATAGGGTAGAAGCTACCTTAGGCACTTGTGTCATGGCTGATGAAGTGGATGTTGTAAAAACTATGTTTCCTATTAGCCTTGGAAAAGGAGCTGTTCTCAAAAAAGATCCTATTGTTATAAAGGTTGATAATGCAGAAGAAAAGTTTACTTACCAATGGTATCATAACAATAAACTGATCGAAGGGGCAGATTCAAGCTCATTAGCTGTCTTTGATACCTGTGGTGCATTTTATTCTGTACTTGTTTCTTCCGAAGATTGCGGTTCTGTCTCTGACACATTTAAAATTTTATGTGCAAGAGGATATTTTAAAGGCAAGCCTTTTGATATCCCTGGAATTATTCAGGCTGAGGATTATGATTTTCAAAATATAGCGAATACAACCTATTCTGACTCGGATCCTTCAAATCAGGGAGGTGCATACAGAAATGATGAGGTAGATATTGAGGTAACCAAAGATGTCAATGGTGCATACAACGTAGGATGGACAGCGGCGGGAGAATGGTTAGAATATTCTATATCAGTAAAAGAAAACGGAGAATATCCTGTATATCTTAGAGTCGCAGGAAATCCGACACCTGCTGTTGGTGCAAATGTTCATATAAAACTTAATGGTAAAAAAGCATCTTCTACACTTACACTTCCAATTACTGGAGATTGGCAAAAATGGGAAACAGTATCTTTGGGTATTGTTACTTTTAGTACTACTGATACTTTGTTAAGGTTCTTTATTGAATCTCCAGGTTTTAATCTGAACTATATAGAAGTTGGGCCTAAGGTAGAAACTAGTATTTTCGGTAGAAGCAATGCATCTTCATTAAAAGTTTACCCTAATCCGGTAAATGATCTCGTTTTCTTCTCAGACGAAATACCATATGATTGGACAATCACTACGCTTATGGGAAATGTATTACTTAGCGGAAATGGTATTAATGCAGATGTGAGCAGCTTAAACAGAGGTACCTATTTATTGAATGTCAATGGTAATGTTGTAAAAATAATGAAGTATTAA
- a CDS encoding imelysin family protein, whose translation MKHTIFILPFLFLLITGCKKDSEQQPSDAFNSFDRKGMLENIGKNIIIPSYKELNKSSHTMTAACEEFVTNPTEENLIALQDAWKLSASAWKRCELYKIGPGDDLSVALYSSIDFSPVNTSLIEDAINTNSVIDTNYIYNKGASVKGFPAIEYLIFNNAKGNVYILDKFGGTETLMQNRRSYLLSLCMALEAKSLQILDLWESVYINTFIASDGKGINSSIGMLVNQLIYLTEVVKNKKIGKPLNNMGVPLISQLEARESGMSLSHIKENVISLENAFLGKSPKGDLAGIEDLLDHVGARHEDVLLSTRIKQQFDSIYIAIDRVEPSLQTSLETSQSNVKDLYLKVLELVGLFKVDMTTDLGVLVTISDNDGD comes from the coding sequence ATGAAACACACTATATTCATTTTGCCCTTTCTATTTCTGCTTATTACCGGATGTAAAAAGGATTCAGAGCAGCAGCCTTCAGATGCTTTCAATTCCTTTGACAGAAAAGGAATGCTGGAAAATATAGGTAAAAATATTATAATACCTTCTTATAAGGAATTGAATAAGTCTTCACATACTATGACGGCTGCATGTGAAGAATTTGTAACTAACCCCACAGAAGAAAATCTGATTGCTTTGCAAGATGCCTGGAAATTATCAGCAAGTGCCTGGAAGAGATGTGAGCTTTATAAAATAGGTCCTGGTGATGATTTGTCTGTAGCTCTTTACAGCAGTATTGATTTTTCGCCCGTTAATACATCTTTAATTGAAGATGCAATTAATACTAACTCCGTAATTGATACAAATTATATTTACAATAAGGGTGCTTCTGTGAAAGGCTTTCCAGCTATTGAATACCTTATTTTTAACAATGCTAAAGGAAATGTTTATATTCTCGATAAGTTTGGAGGAACAGAGACTTTAATGCAAAACAGGAGAAGCTACCTGCTCTCTTTATGTATGGCTTTAGAAGCAAAGTCTCTTCAAATCCTTGATCTTTGGGAGTCCGTGTACATCAATACGTTTATAGCTTCAGATGGAAAAGGTATAAATAGTTCAATAGGAATGTTGGTTAATCAGCTGATCTACCTCACAGAGGTTGTCAAAAATAAAAAGATTGGAAAGCCATTGAACAATATGGGAGTCCCACTAATTAGTCAGCTTGAGGCTCGTGAGAGCGGAATGTCGCTGAGTCATATTAAAGAGAATGTTATTTCTCTTGAAAATGCATTCCTTGGTAAAAGCCCTAAGGGAGATCTGGCTGGGATTGAAGATCTTCTCGATCATGTCGGAGCCAGGCATGAAGATGTCCTATTAAGCACTAGGATTAAACAACAGTTTGATAGCATTTATATTGCGATAGATAGAGTAGAACCCTCTTTGCAGACAAGTCTTGAGACTTCTCAATCAAACGTTAAGGACCTGTATTTGAAAGTATTGGAACTCGTTGGTTTATTTAAAGTTGATATGACAACTGATCTTGGTGTTTTGGTTACTATTTCGGATAATGATGGTGATTAA
- a CDS encoding di-heme oxidoredictase family protein, whose amino-acid sequence MSLLKIIKSRTRGLLLLGTAFLFSFLFIITSCKKDKEPSNVNAAEAGEELAGGVATVFDQTENAFGHSIPGISVEDNARFVVGNSFFRDNWVIAPSSTAGRDGVGPLLNTLSCSGCHFKDGRGQPPLDGYDPVSMLMRLSIEGTDIHGGPLGHPDYGTQLSPNAISGVLPEGTFKITYLPLDGTFDDGEAYQLRKPLYEFIKLNYGDLGANILYSPRAAQQLPGLGLLEAVDEAVILSYADENDSDKDGISGRPNYVWDEALKQNTLGRFGWKANQPNIRQQVAGAFSGDMGITSSLFPKENMSPVQFQNYGNLPNGGIPEIQDDLFGKVVYYTITLSVPGRRNWTDTKVLRGKQLFTEAKCSKCHIPKMKTGFYSPVNELSNQEIRPYTDLLLHDMGVGLADGRPDFLANGNEWRTPPLWGIGLVKNVNKHTYFLHDGRARNFQEAILWHGGEAEQSQKAFKAMSKSDREALVEFLESL is encoded by the coding sequence ATGAGTTTATTGAAAATTATAAAAAGCCGCACCAGGGGATTATTACTCCTTGGTACGGCTTTTTTATTTAGCTTCCTTTTTATTATCACTTCTTGTAAAAAGGATAAAGAACCTTCCAATGTAAATGCTGCAGAAGCTGGTGAAGAGCTGGCTGGTGGAGTGGCAACTGTTTTCGATCAGACTGAAAATGCTTTTGGCCATTCCATTCCTGGAATAAGCGTAGAAGACAATGCCAGATTTGTTGTTGGCAATTCTTTCTTTCGTGATAACTGGGTAATTGCACCATCTTCAACTGCTGGTCGCGACGGAGTTGGACCTTTGCTCAACACATTGTCATGTTCAGGATGTCATTTCAAAGATGGAAGAGGGCAACCTCCTCTCGATGGGTATGATCCTGTTTCTATGCTTATGAGGCTTAGTATTGAGGGTACAGACATTCATGGCGGACCGCTTGGGCATCCTGATTATGGGACTCAGCTTAGCCCAAATGCCATTTCCGGCGTACTTCCTGAGGGGACATTCAAAATAACCTACCTTCCTCTTGATGGCACTTTTGATGATGGAGAGGCTTATCAATTAAGGAAACCTTTATATGAATTTATAAAGTTAAATTATGGAGATCTTGGCGCAAATATATTATACTCTCCAAGGGCAGCCCAGCAGTTACCAGGCTTGGGCTTGCTTGAAGCTGTAGATGAAGCAGTCATTCTATCTTACGCAGATGAGAATGACTCTGATAAGGATGGTATCTCGGGAAGACCTAACTACGTTTGGGATGAAGCTCTGAAGCAGAATACACTCGGGCGATTTGGCTGGAAAGCGAATCAGCCAAATATCAGACAGCAGGTTGCAGGAGCATTCTCCGGTGATATGGGGATTACCTCATCTCTTTTTCCTAAAGAAAACATGAGTCCTGTTCAGTTTCAGAATTATGGCAATCTGCCGAATGGCGGTATACCAGAAATTCAAGATGATCTATTTGGCAAAGTAGTTTACTATACCATCACTTTGTCCGTACCCGGAAGACGTAACTGGACAGATACGAAGGTGTTGAGAGGAAAGCAATTATTTACTGAAGCCAAATGCAGTAAATGCCACATACCTAAAATGAAGACAGGCTTCTATAGTCCTGTCAATGAATTGTCAAATCAGGAAATTCGTCCATATACAGACCTGCTGTTACATGATATGGGAGTGGGTCTAGCGGATGGTCGACCTGATTTTCTTGCTAACGGGAACGAATGGAGGACACCGCCGCTATGGGGTATAGGTCTTGTTAAAAATGTAAATAAGCATACATATTTTCTTCATGACGGCCGTGCAAGAAACTTTCAGGAAGCCATTCTATGGCATGGAGGAGAGGCAGAGCAATCTCAGAAAGCATTCAAAGCAATGTCAAAATCAGATAGGGAAGCACTTGTAGAATTTCTCGAATCTCTTTAA
- a CDS encoding imelysin family protein — translation MHKLTLAHPMFSFFTKSIFPIVFSAILLSLTTSCKKDKDPNPSSSSESKKQEIVNNYAEIVYASYIDSYNKAEDLQTKINAFISEPSAQKLNEAKQAWLAARVPYLQTEAYRFYDGPIDDPETGVEGLLNAWPMDESYIDYVEGNENAGIINDLSVDLTKENLTALNEGGGAAETSISVGYHAIEFLLWGQDFNNDGPGNRPYTDFVVGGTAKNQARRAQYLRTIADILVEDLDYLVKSWAPGTNNYRKSFEANIDESLRDILFGFASLSGGELAGERMQVSLESGQQEDEHSCFSDNTHNDIIYDALGLENVYYGRYTKLDGTIIDKAGIDELIVAKDVDLSSKMNTQLATTKTSVNAIHHPFDQEITDPEGKKRIQTAIESLYKQADLITEIAAKLGISFNK, via the coding sequence GTGCATAAATTAACTTTAGCGCACCCTATGTTTTCCTTCTTTACGAAAAGTATCTTCCCAATTGTATTTAGTGCAATCCTTTTGTCTTTGACAACATCCTGTAAAAAAGATAAAGATCCAAATCCTTCTTCGTCTTCAGAGTCTAAAAAACAAGAAATAGTAAACAACTATGCTGAGATTGTTTATGCGTCTTATATAGATTCATATAATAAGGCTGAGGATTTACAAACCAAAATCAACGCTTTTATATCTGAGCCTTCAGCGCAGAAATTAAATGAAGCAAAACAAGCATGGTTGGCTGCACGAGTACCATATCTTCAGACGGAAGCATATCGTTTTTATGACGGACCAATTGATGATCCGGAAACAGGTGTGGAAGGGTTGTTGAACGCATGGCCAATGGACGAGTCTTATATTGACTATGTAGAGGGAAATGAAAATGCTGGAATCATCAATGACTTAAGCGTGGACCTTACCAAAGAAAATCTTACTGCTTTAAATGAAGGAGGAGGGGCAGCTGAAACTTCTATCAGTGTGGGATATCATGCAATTGAATTTTTATTATGGGGACAGGATTTCAACAATGATGGTCCCGGTAACAGACCATATACTGATTTTGTAGTCGGTGGCACTGCTAAGAATCAGGCAAGAAGAGCTCAGTATCTTCGCACTATTGCAGATATACTTGTGGAGGATCTTGATTACTTAGTTAAATCATGGGCACCTGGTACTAACAATTATCGTAAATCTTTTGAAGCTAATATTGATGAATCTCTAAGAGACATACTGTTTGGTTTTGCAAGCCTAAGTGGTGGTGAACTGGCTGGTGAAAGAATGCAGGTTTCCCTGGAGTCTGGACAGCAAGAAGATGAGCACTCATGCTTTAGCGATAATACACATAATGATATCATCTATGATGCTCTTGGTCTTGAGAACGTTTATTATGGAAGATATACTAAACTAGATGGAACTATCATTGACAAAGCTGGCATTGACGAACTTATAGTAGCGAAAGATGTTGATCTGAGCAGTAAAATGAATACTCAGCTTGCAACTACCAAAACAAGTGTAAATGCAATTCATCATCCTTTTGATCAGGAAATAACTGATCCGGAGGGGAAAAAACGTATTCAGACTGCTATAGAATCACTATATAAACAGGCTGATCTGATAACAGAAATAGCAGCTAAACTTGGAATTTCTTTTAATAAGTAG